The segment GGCGGATTCGACGTGTCGATCCGCAGGTATTCGGACAGCAGCGCCGCCGGGTCGATCATTGAACTCCCCCCCCGTTCCGGGATACATTTCATAAGATTGCCGGAATCGAATTCCGATTTTTCCCCGGAGCCGACGCCATGCCCAAGGCCTTGCTCACCGGAGTCACCGGACAGGACGGATCGTACCTCGTCGAGTTCCTCATGTCGAAGGGGTACGAGGTCCACGGCCTGATTCGCCGCGCGTCCACGTTCAACACGGGGCGGCTCGACCACATCTACGTCGACCCGCACGCCCCCGGGGCCCGCCTCTTCCTGCACTACGGCGACCTGTCGGACGGGGGGCAGCTCACCAACCTGATCTACAACGTCCAGCCCGACGAGATCTACCACCTGGGCGCGCAGAGCCACGTCCGCGTCTCCTTCGACATCCCCGAGTACACCGGCGACGTCACCGGGCTCGGGACCACGCGGATCCTCGAGTCGCTGCGCCGCGCGGGGAGCAAGGCCCGCTACTACCAGGCGTCGTCCAGCGAGATGTTCGGCGCCACGCCGCCCCCGCAGGGGGAGAAGACCCCGTTCTACCCGCGCTCCCCGTACGGGGCGGCCAAGGTGTACTCCTACTGGATGGCGATCAACTACCGGGAAGCGTACAACATGTTCACCAGCAACGGCATCCTCTTCAACCACGAATCCCCGCGCCGCGGCGAGACGTTCGTCACCCGGAAGATCACGCGGGCGATCGCCGCCATCCAGGCGGGGAAGCAGAAGGAGCTGTTCCTGGGCAACCTCGACGCCCGCCGCGACTGGGGGTTCGCCTACGAATACGTCCAGGCGATGTGGCGGATCCTCCAGCACGACCGGGGAGACGACTTCGTGGTGGGGACCGGCCAGTCCAACTCGGTGAAGGAGTTCCTCGAGGAGGCGTTCGCCTACGCGGGGCTCGACTGGAAGGAGTACGTGAAGATCGATAAAAAATATTTCCGCCCCACGGAGGTCGAGAACCTGATCGCCGACGCTTCCAAGGCGAAGAGGCTGCTCGGGTGGGAGCCGAAGGTCACGTTCAGGGAGCTGGTGCGGATCATGGTCGACGCCGACCTGGAGGACGCGGGGCTCACCCCTCCCGGCGAGGGGCGGAAGATCCTCGCGGCGAAGGGGTTCCCCATCGGGTCCCGCCTGTAGACCACAATACGGGGACGTTCACAGAACTCCCACAGAACAGGGACAGTTATGGGTGGGTTCGGGGGAAAGAAGATCCTGGTCACCGGCGGGGACGGGTTCCTCGGCGTGCCGCTGATCCGGGTCCTGGTGGAACGGGGCGCGCGGCCCGAGGACATCGCGGTTCCCCGATACCCCGCGTTCGATTTCCGCCTCCACGAATCGTGCGCGGAGGCCGTGGCCGGCAAGGACATCGTCATCCACCTCGCCGCGAACGCCGGCGGGATCGGCTGGAACCGCGCGCACCCCGGGGCCCTTTTCTACGACAACGCCGCGATGGGGATCCACCTCATGGAGGAGTCCCGCAAGGCGGGAGTTTCGAAGTTCGTCCAGATCGGCACGGTGTGCGCCTACCCGTTCCAGCCGCCGCGCATCCCTTTCCGCGAGGACGACCTCTGGGCGGGGTACCCCGAGCGGACCAACGCCCCGTACGGCATGGCCAAGAAGATGATGATGGTGATGGGGCAGGCGTACCGGCAGGAGTACGACTTCAACGCGATCTACCTGCTCCCCGTGAACCTGTACGGCCCCCGCGACCACTTCTTCGAGCCGGAGAAGTCGCACGTGATCCCGTCCCTCATCC is part of the Deltaproteobacteria bacterium genome and harbors:
- the gmd gene encoding GDP-mannose 4,6-dehydratase, producing the protein MPKALLTGVTGQDGSYLVEFLMSKGYEVHGLIRRASTFNTGRLDHIYVDPHAPGARLFLHYGDLSDGGQLTNLIYNVQPDEIYHLGAQSHVRVSFDIPEYTGDVTGLGTTRILESLRRAGSKARYYQASSSEMFGATPPPQGEKTPFYPRSPYGAAKVYSYWMAINYREAYNMFTSNGILFNHESPRRGETFVTRKITRAIAAIQAGKQKELFLGNLDARRDWGFAYEYVQAMWRILQHDRGDDFVVGTGQSNSVKEFLEEAFAYAGLDWKEYVKIDKKYFRPTEVENLIADASKAKRLLGWEPKVTFRELVRIMVDADLEDAGLTPPGEGRKILAAKGFPIGSRL
- a CDS encoding NAD-dependent epimerase/dehydratase family protein, which translates into the protein MGGFGGKKILVTGGDGFLGVPLIRVLVERGARPEDIAVPRYPAFDFRLHESCAEAVAGKDIVIHLAANAGGIGWNRAHPGALFYDNAAMGIHLMEESRKAGVSKFVQIGTVCAYPFQPPRIPFREDDLWAGYPERTNAPYGMAKKMMMVMGQAYRQEYDFNAIYLLPVNLYGPRDHFFEPEKSHVIPSLIRKFVDAREAGAPEVVVWGSGYFKGTPVSREFLYVDDAAEAIALATERYDGLDPVNIGAGREVPINDLIAMVCDMTGYRGKVVRDLSKPDGQPRRCLDTTRAKERFGFVARTPFEEGLRWTIEWYEKARAERLRC